In Mycoplasma sp. Mirounga ES2805-ORL, a single window of DNA contains:
- a CDS encoding methionyl-tRNA formyltransferase, which yields MKIVLAGTPQFSVPIFEEIINNFDVVAIVSQPDKRAIRGNHLEPTPTKLLARKYNIKLFQPEKIKEIYSELEILKYDYLITCAFGQFIPESVLKLAKKKNLNIHGSLLPKYRGAAPIQYSLLNNDAETGICLMEMIKSMDAGDVFSCAKIKIDKRDTSDSLFLKLQELAKNNIVTWIKDLEDNKLTPQKQDESLVILSPKLNKADGELIPKLKKQEAFNIIRAFSSNPGAFTFINNKRVKIYYASEDKKPNSLELNFSDGKLFATEYQFESKKRIKLD from the coding sequence ATGAAAATAGTATTAGCAGGAACCCCTCAATTTAGTGTGCCAATTTTTGAAGAAATAATCAATAATTTTGACGTTGTTGCTATAGTTAGTCAACCGGACAAAAGAGCAATAAGAGGAAATCATTTAGAACCAACTCCAACTAAATTATTAGCTCGGAAATACAATATAAAATTATTTCAACCTGAAAAAATAAAGGAAATATATTCAGAACTAGAAATTTTAAAATATGACTATTTAATAACTTGTGCTTTTGGTCAATTTATACCAGAAAGTGTTTTAAAACTAGCTAAAAAAAAGAACTTAAATATACATGGTTCATTGCTTCCTAAATATAGAGGTGCAGCGCCTATTCAATACTCATTATTGAATAACGATGCAGAAACTGGTATCTGCTTGATGGAAATGATCAAATCAATGGATGCTGGTGATGTATTTTCATGTGCAAAAATAAAAATTGATAAAAGAGACACTTCTGACTCTCTATTTTTAAAACTACAAGAATTAGCCAAAAATAATATTGTTACATGAATTAAAGATCTTGAAGACAATAAATTAACGCCCCAAAAACAAGATGAATCATTAGTCATATTAAGTCCTAAATTAAACAAAGCGGATGGCGAACTAATACCAAAACTAAAGAAGCAAGAAGCATTTAATATAATAAGAGCATTTTCTTCTAACCCTGGAGCATTTACATTTATAAATAATAAAAGAGTAAAAATATATTATGCCTCCGAAGACAAGAAACCAAATTCACTAGAACTTAATTTTAGTGATGGAAAATTATTTGCAACTGAATACCAATTTGAAAGTAAAAAAAGAATAAAATTAGATTAA
- a CDS encoding dimethylarginine dimethylaminohydrolase family protein yields the protein MKELVFKRFIVRKPGKSMVEGINDWAELEHLGKPEYSKALAQWEEYVKKIKSLGIDVIELPALEEYPDSCFVEDPVVVIPNELAIMTNPGDKTRNGEKLEMEKEIKKLFSSDKIKYIKSPGFMDGGDVLPIGDTYYIGLSKRTNQAAIDQFAEFVKPLGKKVIAIPVTEFLHLKTGTTYIENNNLLVTGEFELTKEFQKFNLIRIPKEENYAVNVIYINGTLFMPAGYPKTKEMLSKLKGYKQIVESDTSEYKKIDGGFTCLSVRF from the coding sequence ATGAAAGAACTTGTTTTTAAAAGATTTATTGTACGTAAACCAGGAAAATCAATGGTAGAAGGTATCAATGATTGAGCGGAATTAGAACATTTAGGCAAGCCTGAATATTCTAAAGCTCTTGCTCAATGAGAAGAATATGTTAAAAAAATTAAATCATTAGGAATTGATGTTATTGAATTACCAGCGCTTGAAGAATACCCAGATTCATGTTTTGTAGAAGATCCTGTTGTTGTAATTCCAAATGAATTGGCAATTATGACTAACCCAGGAGATAAGACACGTAATGGTGAAAAATTAGAAATGGAAAAGGAAATCAAAAAACTATTCTCATCAGATAAAATAAAATACATTAAGAGTCCAGGTTTTATGGATGGTGGTGATGTTTTACCAATTGGAGATACATACTACATAGGTCTAAGTAAAAGAACAAATCAAGCAGCAATTGATCAATTTGCTGAATTTGTAAAACCTCTAGGCAAAAAAGTTATTGCAATTCCGGTTACTGAATTTTTGCATTTAAAAACTGGAACAACATATATTGAAAATAATAATTTATTAGTTACGGGTGAATTTGAATTAACAAAGGAATTTCAAAAATTTAACTTAATTAGAATTCCTAAAGAAGAAAATTATGCTGTAAATGTTATTTACATCAACGGAACATTATTTATGCCAGCGGGATATCCTAAAACAAAAGAAATGTTATCTAAATTAAAGGGCTATAAACAAATTGTTGAATCGGATACATCTGAATACAAAAAAATTGATGGCGGATTTACTTGCTTATCCGTAAGATTTTAG
- a CDS encoding DnaJ C-terminal domain-containing protein, which produces MSKNYYQVLGVNKNATEKEIKSAYRKLAMKYHPDKLKDGTSDQKMAELNEAYEVLMDPKKKSNYDRYGSPDGPQGYPGGAGPTSRQRSGGMDVNMGGFSNFAEDIFNSFFGNFTSGRKSSSSQQRRSSTNSTSSGARRAPAHEKVRGEDTAKKISISFADAIKGTKIKEELPKWELCSKCKATGANSPRDIATCPTCRGTGSVAKTLQTPFGYQKTISTCSNCSGSGRVILKPCTICKGTTYTKKTKKVTINIPEGTDDGDKIKLTGFGEKGQYGGESGDMYVVISVKSHKYFKRNGLDVLFDFPVSFLDIIKENTVIVQTPYNSSKIKLKSSYQTGKVLNLSGKGVKSSKGTGNLKITLRVVMPSFSQKEFEEMAELLEPYEDTINKELVEEVKKSSNE; this is translated from the coding sequence ATGTCAAAAAATTATTATCAAGTACTAGGCGTAAATAAAAACGCAACTGAAAAAGAAATCAAATCTGCATACCGTAAATTAGCTATGAAATATCACCCTGATAAATTAAAGGATGGAACAAGTGATCAAAAAATGGCTGAGCTTAATGAAGCATATGAAGTATTAATGGATCCAAAGAAAAAATCAAATTATGACCGTTATGGAAGCCCTGATGGTCCACAAGGATATCCTGGTGGTGCTGGTCCTACATCTCGTCAAAGATCTGGTGGTATGGATGTTAACATGGGTGGTTTTAGCAATTTTGCTGAAGACATTTTCAATAGTTTCTTTGGAAACTTCACATCAGGTAGAAAATCTTCATCTAGTCAACAAAGACGTTCATCTACTAATTCAACATCTAGTGGTGCTAGAAGAGCTCCTGCTCATGAAAAAGTAAGAGGAGAAGATACAGCAAAAAAAATTTCAATTAGTTTCGCAGACGCTATAAAGGGAACTAAGATTAAGGAAGAATTGCCAAAATGAGAACTTTGTTCAAAATGTAAGGCAACAGGCGCTAATTCTCCAAGAGATATTGCAACATGTCCTACTTGTCGCGGTACGGGTAGTGTTGCTAAAACATTGCAAACTCCTTTTGGATATCAAAAAACAATTTCTACCTGTTCAAATTGTTCAGGGTCTGGTAGAGTTATTTTAAAACCATGTACTATATGTAAAGGTACAACATATACTAAAAAAACTAAAAAAGTTACAATTAATATTCCTGAAGGAACTGACGATGGAGACAAAATCAAACTTACTGGTTTTGGTGAAAAAGGCCAATACGGCGGTGAATCAGGAGATATGTATGTAGTTATTTCCGTAAAATCACATAAATATTTCAAACGTAACGGATTAGATGTTCTATTTGACTTCCCAGTTTCTTTTTTAGATATTATTAAAGAAAATACAGTTATTGTTCAAACTCCATACAATAGTTCAAAAATTAAATTGAAATCCTCATATCAAACAGGTAAAGTATTAAATTTGTCAGGAAAAGGTGTTAAAAGTTCTAAAGGAACAGGTAATTTAAAAATAACACTTAGAGTTGTTATGCCATCATTTTCTCAAAAAGAATTTGAAGAAATGGCTGAACTTCTTGAACCATATGAAGATACAATTAATAAAGAATTAGTTGAAGAAGTTAAAAAGTCATCAAATGAATAA